The genomic region TCGATCACGCTGGTGGAAAAGGGGCCGCGTAAGCTCTCTCCTTTTGTCATTCCCGGCATGCTGATTAACCTCGCTTCTGGCCAGGTTTCGATCCGCCACGGGCTGAAAGGTCCGAACCACTCGGTGGTGACGGCCTGCTCCACCGGTGCGCACGCCATTGGTGATGCGGCGCGGCTGATCGCCTATGGCGATGCCGATGTCATGGTGGCGGGCGGCGCGGAGAGCGCGATTACCCGGCTTGGCTTTGGCGGTTTCTGTGCCGCACGCGCCATGTCCACCGGGTTCAATGATAATCCCAAGGCGGGCTCGCGCCCCTATGACACTGACCGAGATGGCTTTGTCATGGGCGAAGGCGCAGGCGTGGTCGTGCTTGAAGAATACGAGGCGGCCAAGGCCCGCGGCGCGACGATTTATGCCGAAGTGGTCGGCTATGGCCTGTCAGGCGATGCCTATCACATCACGGCGCCTGCCGATGACGGCGATGGCGGTTTCCGCTCCATGAGCGCCGCGCTGAAGAGCGCCGGACTGTCGGCCACTGACATTGACTATGTGAACGCGCATGGCACCTCGACACCCAAGGGCGACGAGATCGAGCTGAAAGCCGTCGAGCGGCTGCTGGGCGATCACGCGGGCAATGTGGTCATGTCGTCGACCAAGTCGGCAACGGGACATCTTCTGGGGGCTGCGGGCGCTGTCGAGGCGATCTTCTCGATCCTGGCCATCCGCGATGGCATCTGCCCGCCTACACTCAATCTTGACAATCCGTCGGTGGAAAGCCCGATCAATCTGGCTCCCCACAAGGCGGTGAAGAAAGAGGTCAAGGTGGCGCTGTCGAACTCGTTCGGCTTTGGCGGCACGAACGCTTCGGTCGTTTTCAAGGCTGCCGGCTAAAGCCCTCTTTGCAGGTGAGGGGCCCATGAGCACGGATAGCGCGCCTTCCGGCAGACAGGTCAGCAAGGGGCTAGGGGCGTTGCGTCTTTTTGTCATTGGCCTTTTCCTGATCTTCGCGCTGGCCCTGCTGGCGGGGGCGGCGGTTGTCGGCGGCTATGCCTGGCTGGGCTACCAGTTCAACGCCGAAGGCCCGCATGAGGAGGATACGATCATCCTTCTGGAACGCGGCTCCAGCGTACGCGCGATTGCGGCACGGCTGGAAGCCGACGGGCTGATCTCCGACCAGCGGATATTCCTGGCTCAGCTGCGCATTGATGAAGAGCTTGGCCGGGCGCGCGCGCCCATGCGCGCAGGAGAGTTCGCCATTCCGGCCCGTGCCTCCATGGCTGAGATCCATGATGTGCTGGCCCATGGCGACTTCATCCAGCATCCGGTGCGCGTGCCTGAAGGGCTCACCACGGCGATGGTCGTTCGCATTGTCGAAGCTGCTGACGTGTTGACCGGCGAGATCGAGCGTATTCCGCCGGAAGGCTCACTCCTTCCTGACACCTATCTGGTTGACCGCGGGACCAGCCGCCAGGCCGTGCTGGACCGCATGGCGGCAGCGCAAACGCGCCTTCTCGACCAGCTCTGGGAGACGCGTGATCCGGACCTGCCCTTCTCGACCCGCGAGGAGGCGGTGAACCTGGCTTCCATCGTGGAGAAGGAAACCGGCATCGCCCATGAGCGCCCCATGGTGGCGGCGGTGTTTGTAAACCGGCTGCGCCGGGGCATGCGCCTGCAGAGCGATCCTACGATCATTTACGGGATTACCGGCGGTGAGCCGCTAGGCCGGGGTATTCGCCGCTCCGAGCTGGATGACACTACCAACCCCTATCATACCTATCATATTGACGGTCTGCCGCCGACGCCGATTGCCAATCCGGGCCGGGAGTCGATTGCTGCGGTGCTGAACCCGCCGCAGAGCGAGTACATCTTCTTTGTTGCTGATGGCACAGGGGGCCATGCCTTTGCCCGTACGCTGGCCGAGCACAATCGCAATGTTGCCCGCTGGCGCCAGATTGAACGCGAGCGCGCCCGCTCGGGAGGGCGCTAGGTGGCCGTCCTTTCCGGCATGACGGGCTTTGCCCGTGCCGCAACCAGCGGTGATTTCGGGACGCTGAACGCCGAGGCGCGCTCGGTGAACGGGCGCGGGCTGGATATCCGCCTGCGCTTGCCCGACGGAACCGGTCATCTCGAAGCAGAGGCGCGCAACCGGATCAAGGCTGCGTTCGAGCGCGGTTCGGTCTCGATCAATATCAGCCTTGAAAAGCCAGTGGACATTGAGGGCGCTGTTCATATCGATGAGGCGCGCCTGCGCACACTGGCGCTTGCCGGGCGTGATCTGGTCGACGAGGGACTGGCTGCGCCGCCGCGCATTGACGGATTGCTGGCCCTACGCGGCGTGATTGTCAGCGAGGACCAGTCGGAGCGCCAGGAGGCCGATACGGCACAGTCCGACGCGGCTGTGCTCAGCGTCCTCGACGAGGCCGTCGCCGCTCTCAAATCTGCCCGGCAGGATGAGGGCGCCCAGCTGAAGACTGTTCTTGAAGCCCAGATCAACGAGATTGAAGCCCTCAAGCAGCAGGCCGCCAGTCATCCGGCGGCCAGCGCCGAGGCCATTCGCGAGCGGTTGAAGCAGAAAATCGACGATCTTCTCCCCTCAGGCATCGACCCTGAGCGGCTGGCACAGGAAGCCGCGATGCTGGCGGTGAAAGCCGATGTGCGCGAGGAGATCGACCGGCTGACCGGCCATGTCGAGGCCGCGCGCGGTCTTCTGGCAGGCGGCTCGCCGTGCGGGCGCAAGCTGGATTTTCTGGCGCAGGAGTTCAACCGCGAGGTGAACACGCTGTGTTCCAAATCATCCGATCGCGGGCTGACGGAGATCGGGCTTGCCATGAAGCATGTTGTCGATCAGTTCCGTGAGCAGGTTCAGAATCTGGAGTAGCCCCATGCCTGTCGGATCGCTTTCAGGGCCGGTTTTCCGCGGACAGCGGCGTGGCCTGATGCTCGTCCTGTCCAGCCCCTCCGGCGCGGGCAAGACAACGCTGTCGCGCCGCCTGATCGCTTCCAATCCCGATCTGGTGCTGTCGGTTTCGGCCACCACGCGCGCTCCGCGTCCCGGCGAGGTGGACGGGCAGGACTATATCTTCCTCACCGAAAAAGAGTTCGAGCGCCAGGCGGAGAACGATGAGTTCTACGAGTATGCGCGCGTGTTCGGCCATTATTACGGGACACCCAAAGGGCCGGTGGAGGAAGCGCTGGAAGAGGGCCGCGATGTCGTATTCGACGTGGACTGGCAAGGCGGGCGGGCGCTCGCTGCCGGTGCGCCGCAGGACTGTGTGAAGGTTTTCATCCTGCCGCCCTCGCTCAGCCTGTTGCGCGACCGGCTGACCAAGCGCGCGCAGGACTCAGACGAGGTCATCAATGGCCGCATGGCCAGAGCCAAGGCCGAGATCGAACACTGGGACGAGTATGATTACGTCATCCTCAATGATGACTTTTCAGAAGCGCTCGAACGCCTCTCGCTGATCCTGCACGCAGAGCGTCTGCGCCGTGTCCGCCATCCCTGGCTCAGCGGTTTTGTCAGCGCCCTGATGGAAGAAGGCTAGCCCCGCGCCGCCCGCCACGCTGTTGCCAGCGCCATGAAGCCTTCTGGCGGTATGGTTTCTGCGCGGGCACCCGGATCAATATCACAGGACACAAGCAGCTCTTCGGCGCTGGCACGCGTCTGCGAGGCGGCCTGCCCCAGCGATTTGCGCAATGTCTTGCGCCGTTGGCCGAATGCGCTCGCCGTCACTACCGACAATGCCTCAACATCGGCAAAGCGTTCCCCGTTGGGCAGGGGGTCTATGACCACCACGGCACTATCGACCTTGGGCGGGGGCGTGAAAGCGCGGGCAGGCAGGGTAAAGGCGTATTTCGCTTTCGCCCGCGCGGCGGTGAGGATGGCGAGGCGCCCGTAGGCGTCCTCGCCGGTGCGCGCCACGATCCGCTCGGCGACTTCCTTCTGGAACATCAGAACGGCGCGCGACCACCAGAGAGGTTCAGCCTCCAGCCAGCCCGTGAAGAGAGCGGTGCCGACATTATAGGGCAGGTTGGCGGCAATGACGGCGCGTTCGTCTGCCTTCAGGCCCAGCGCATCACGTCCCACTTTCAACGCATCTGCCTCGATGACGCTCAGCCTTCCATCAAAGGCGCTGTTGATGTCATCAAGGGCGGGAATGAAGCGGGGATCCTTCTCGATGGCGATCACGCGCCTTGCCCCTTCGCCAAGAAGGGCGCGCGTCAGCCCGCCAGGGCCGGGACCCACCTCTATAACCGTGCTTTGCGGCAGTTCCCCGCACAGGCGCGCAATCTTGGCGGTCAGGTTGAGGTCGAGCAGGAAGTGCTGGCCGAAGCGCTTGTCCGCTGCCAGTCCGTGGCTTGCGATCACTTCGCGCAAGGGTGGCAGGGTATCGGCGCTCATGCGCGCACGCCCCGGCGGTTGGCGGCAATGGTGTCGGCCAGCCGGATGGCGGCGATAAGGCTGTCAGGCCGGGCGATTCCCCTGCCGGCAATGTCCTTTGCTGTGCCGTGATCGGGCGAGGTGCGCACGATGGGCAGGCCGAGCGTGACGTTCACCCCGCCATGAAAGTCCAGCGTCTTGACCGGAATCAGGCCCTGATCGTGGTAGAGGCATACTGCGGCGTCATAGCGCTCGCGCGCTTCGGCGTGAAACATCGTGTCGGGCGGCAATGGCCCGCTGATATCGATGCCTTCGCTGCGCAACTGCGCCAGAGCGGGTGCCAGAACATCGATCTCCTCGCATCCCATACTGCCGCCCTCGCCCGCATGCGGGTTCAGCCCGGCCAGGGCGAGGCGCGGACTGGCAATGGCGAAATCGCGCCGTAGAGCCTGATGCGTGACGCGGGCGGTGTGAACGATTTTCTCAGGCGTCAGCGAAGCGATCGCGTCCCGCAATGCCTGATGGATCGTCACCAGCACCGTTTTCAGCTGCGGCGCGGCCAGCATCATCACCGGTCCGCGCTCGCCCGCCAAAGCCATGTCGTGTGTCAGGTGGGCGAGAAACTCGGTGTGACCGGGAAAAGCGAAGCCTTCGGCATAAAGCGCGGCTTTGGAGACCGGATTGGTCACGAGGCCGGCCGCATCTCCGGCCCGAATGCGCGACACCGCGTCCTCAATCGAGGCGAGGGCAGGAGAACCCGGACGATCCGGCAGGACCGGCAGGCTCGCCGCGAATGCGTGGTGCGCATCAGCGCAAGCGGCAATGGCGGCAGGCGGTGCAAGTTTGAGCAAGCGGGCTGTGCGCGAGAGGATGTCCAGCCCGCCTGTTACGGCAAATACCGGCCCGTCGGGCTTGAGTGCGGCCCACGCTTTCAGCGCGATCTCAGGGCCTATGCCTTCTGGGTCTCCCAGCGTCAGGACCAGAGGCGCCTGCGGTCCCGGCATCAGAAATCGCCGACCATCTCCACCGTGGCGTCATTGCGCAGATCGCGGAGCCAGCGTCGCGCCAGCAGGGACAGCTGCTGGTTGACGATCTGGTTCTCGATTTCCGCCGAGCCGGGAAAACCCGGTCCGCCAAGCCTGCGTTCGCACACAATGAAGACCTGAAGCCCCGCCGCCGTTTCGAGAACAGAGCTCGCCTGGCCGTTCTGAAGGCCCGACAGCGCCGTACGAATATTCGGAACAAGGGCATTGGCCCCGACCGTCCCGATATCGGTGATTATGGCTTGCGGCACACTTTCAAAGGCCGCCTGGACATTGCTGCACCCTTGTACCCGGCCGGCCGCCCGTTCCAGAGCCTGACGGCGTTCCGGCGTGACTTGCGATGTCACCAGCGTAACCTGCTGCAGGGTGAACTGCTCGGTAACCTGTCCCTCGCGCCGGTCTGCAAGCGCAACGATCATGTATCCGCCCGGCACGCGGATGGGATTGGAAATACTGCCGACCGGCATTTGCTGCACTACCTGTGCGATCTGCGGGCGCAATTGCGCGGAGCTCAGCCAGCCCGCATCTCCTCCGGAGGCCGCCGTTGGCGCATCGGACATTTGCTCGGCGACGGCCGGAAACGGCGCGCCCTGCTCAAGCGCCCGGTAAATGGTGGTGATGCGGCGCTCTGCGTCTGTTTCATCCCCGCTTGAGGGCAGGTTCACCATGATTTCGGCAACGCGGTACTGGGTCTGGGACGCGCTTTCCGCCAGCCGCTCAAGCGCGCCTTCGATCTGGGCATCGGATACACGGATACGGCTGCGATAGCGGCCACTGACCAGATAGGACCAGGCGATTTCCGCCCGCAGCTGCTGACGCATGGTATCGATGCTGGAGCCGGCGTTTTCAAGGTCGGCCTGAATTTCGTCTACGGTCACGTTATTGCGCGCAGCGATGTCCGCGATGGCTTCGTCGACTTCCTCTTCGGTGATCGGTACCTCGAAGCGGCGGGCGGTTTGCAGCTGCAGCGTTTCCTCGACAAGGGAGCGCATGGCCTGCTCCTGAACCTGCACGAGGACGTCTTCGGTTGGCTGAATCCCGGAGGTCGTCAGGATGAAGCGCATGCGATCACGCACTTCATACGTGGTTATCGGCTGATCGTTGACGATCGCCGCAATGCCCTCGACCTGCTGTGCGTGCGCATCAGCTGCGAGCACAAGACCGAACGGAGCGGCCAGGCACAGCATCAGACGCTTCAGGGACGAAATCGGCATGAGTGTAGTTTCCTGGTTGTAGACCTGCAGACCATACTGATCACGAGCCTCTAGGCAATCATCACGGCAGCTTCATGACAGTTTTCAGCCGTCTTCGGTCACGGCGATATACAGCAGCGCGCCGAGTGCGAACAGGGCCGGTGCCGACCAGGCTGCGCTAACCACGTCCAGACCACCAGCGCTGCCCAGCCCGGCGAGCATGCGCTGGAGGAAGTACAAAAGAAAGCCGCCCGCTCCGCCAGCCAGCGCAAAGCCGGCAGCGCCGCCCAGCCGGGTGAGGCGGAGTGTTGCGGCAATGCCCATCAGGGCAGCGGCAATCAGAAGAAGCGGTTGCGCCAGCAGGGATTGCCAGCGCAGTTCATAAGCGCGGGTCGAAAGACCGGCTTCGCGTGCGGACACAATGACTTCAGGCAGGCGCCAGAAAGACACGCCCTGCGCAGAGCGTGTGCGTTCAAACAGGGCTTCCGGTCCGGTGCTGGTCGGAATGGAAATGTCGCCGAGCTCCGCCGCGCCGGCTTCCGGCCGGTATTCCACCGCGTCGCTGAGCAGCCAGAAACCGCCGGCAAGGCTTGCCTGGCGGGCATGCACCTGCTGCTCAAGCTGCGGCGGGCCGCCATCAGCGCCTTCCGGGTTGTAAATCCTGAATACCGGAGAGATGAGCCGCGCGTTATCTATGCCCTGAGCGGCGATCACGACGAACTGACTTTCGCGCACTTCGCGCAGCCAGACACGCGCACCGCTGACCTCCTCCACGGGGCGTCCCTCAAAGAGCGCCGCACGTCTGGCCTCGAACTGGGCGCTGGTTGCCGCGCCGAGCGGGTTCAGGAGAAAGCTGCCCGCAAGCCCTGTTGCAAGCGCCAGCGCCGCCACCGGGGCCATGATCCGCCATACGGACACACCCGAAGCGCGCATCACGATGAGCTCGCTGCGCCGGTTAAGCCGGAAGAATGTCCACAGCACGCCGAACAACACGATGAAGGGCAGGGTGTCCTGCAGGAGCAGGGGCAGTTTCAGCAGGCTGAAAAGGGCGGTGTCGGCTGGCGAAATATCCACCCGCGTCGCGATATCACGTGACGTTTCGACAAAGTCGATGAGCAAGATGACCGCGACAATGACAGTGGCGGCGCCCAGCAGGCCCAGAAAGGTTTGCCAGAGCAGATAGCGTGTCAGCACCCTCATGGCACGGCTCCGTCAGAACGGGGCGAGAGCCATCGTACGGCAAAGCGAACAGGGCGGTGAATCACGATGTAGGCTGCTGCAATGGCGGCCAGCGGAATCGCGTACTGCATCCAGTTCAGCTCCGGTGAGCTT from Glycocaulis abyssi harbors:
- a CDS encoding peptidylprolyl isomerase: MPISSLKRLMLCLAAPFGLVLAADAHAQQVEGIAAIVNDQPITTYEVRDRMRFILTTSGIQPTEDVLVQVQEQAMRSLVEETLQLQTARRFEVPITEEEVDEAIADIAARNNVTVDEIQADLENAGSSIDTMRQQLRAEIAWSYLVSGRYRSRIRVSDAQIEGALERLAESASQTQYRVAEIMVNLPSSGDETDAERRITTIYRALEQGAPFPAVAEQMSDAPTAASGGDAGWLSSAQLRPQIAQVVQQMPVGSISNPIRVPGGYMIVALADRREGQVTEQFTLQQVTLVTSQVTPERRQALERAAGRVQGCSNVQAAFESVPQAIITDIGTVGANALVPNIRTALSGLQNGQASSVLETAAGLQVFIVCERRLGGPGFPGSAEIENQIVNQQLSLLARRWLRDLRNDATVEMVGDF
- the gmk gene encoding guanylate kinase; this translates as MPVGSLSGPVFRGQRRGLMLVLSSPSGAGKTTLSRRLIASNPDLVLSVSATTRAPRPGEVDGQDYIFLTEKEFERQAENDEFYEYARVFGHYYGTPKGPVEEALEEGRDVVFDVDWQGGRALAAGAPQDCVKVFILPPSLSLLRDRLTKRAQDSDEVINGRMARAKAEIEHWDEYDYVILNDDFSEALERLSLILHAERLRRVRHPWLSGFVSALMEEG
- the rsmA gene encoding 16S rRNA (adenine(1518)-N(6)/adenine(1519)-N(6))-dimethyltransferase RsmA, translated to MSADTLPPLREVIASHGLAADKRFGQHFLLDLNLTAKIARLCGELPQSTVIEVGPGPGGLTRALLGEGARRVIAIEKDPRFIPALDDINSAFDGRLSVIEADALKVGRDALGLKADERAVIAANLPYNVGTALFTGWLEAEPLWWSRAVLMFQKEVAERIVARTGEDAYGRLAILTAARAKAKYAFTLPARAFTPPPKVDSAVVVIDPLPNGERFADVEALSVVTASAFGQRRKTLRKSLGQAASQTRASAEELLVSCDIDPGARAETIPPEGFMALATAWRAARG
- the mltG gene encoding endolytic transglycosylase MltG, coding for MSTDSAPSGRQVSKGLGALRLFVIGLFLIFALALLAGAAVVGGYAWLGYQFNAEGPHEEDTIILLERGSSVRAIAARLEADGLISDQRIFLAQLRIDEELGRARAPMRAGEFAIPARASMAEIHDVLAHGDFIQHPVRVPEGLTTAMVVRIVEAADVLTGEIERIPPEGSLLPDTYLVDRGTSRQAVLDRMAAAQTRLLDQLWETRDPDLPFSTREEAVNLASIVEKETGIAHERPMVAAVFVNRLRRGMRLQSDPTIIYGITGGEPLGRGIRRSELDDTTNPYHTYHIDGLPPTPIANPGRESIAAVLNPPQSEYIFFVADGTGGHAFARTLAEHNRNVARWRQIERERARSGGR
- the fabF gene encoding beta-ketoacyl-ACP synthase II encodes the protein MSKRRVVVTGLGIVSPLGCGVEHVWSKLLAGESGLARVTHFETEDLPCQIAGGIPRVDGRYGGGPDIAGSFDPDAVMPARDAKRIDDFILYGIAAADEAIAHSGWQPADDAARERAGVLIGSGIGGLQTIYDASITLVEKGPRKLSPFVIPGMLINLASGQVSIRHGLKGPNHSVVTACSTGAHAIGDAARLIAYGDADVMVAGGAESAITRLGFGGFCAARAMSTGFNDNPKAGSRPYDTDRDGFVMGEGAGVVVLEEYEAAKARGATIYAEVVGYGLSGDAYHITAPADDGDGGFRSMSAALKSAGLSATDIDYVNAHGTSTPKGDEIELKAVERLLGDHAGNVVMSSTKSATGHLLGAAGAVEAIFSILAIRDGICPPTLNLDNPSVESPINLAPHKAVKKEVKVALSNSFGFGGTNASVVFKAAG
- the pdxA gene encoding 4-hydroxythreonine-4-phosphate dehydrogenase PdxA; protein product: MPGPQAPLVLTLGDPEGIGPEIALKAWAALKPDGPVFAVTGGLDILSRTARLLKLAPPAAIAACADAHHAFAASLPVLPDRPGSPALASIEDAVSRIRAGDAAGLVTNPVSKAALYAEGFAFPGHTEFLAHLTHDMALAGERGPVMMLAAPQLKTVLVTIHQALRDAIASLTPEKIVHTARVTHQALRRDFAIASPRLALAGLNPHAGEGGSMGCEEIDVLAPALAQLRSEGIDISGPLPPDTMFHAEARERYDAAVCLYHDQGLIPVKTLDFHGGVNVTLGLPIVRTSPDHGTAKDIAGRGIARPDSLIAAIRLADTIAANRRGVRA
- a CDS encoding YicC/YloC family endoribonuclease, which produces MAVLSGMTGFARAATSGDFGTLNAEARSVNGRGLDIRLRLPDGTGHLEAEARNRIKAAFERGSVSINISLEKPVDIEGAVHIDEARLRTLALAGRDLVDEGLAAPPRIDGLLALRGVIVSEDQSERQEADTAQSDAAVLSVLDEAVAALKSARQDEGAQLKTVLEAQINEIEALKQQAASHPAASAEAIRERLKQKIDDLLPSGIDPERLAQEAAMLAVKADVREEIDRLTGHVEAARGLLAGGSPCGRKLDFLAQEFNREVNTLCSKSSDRGLTEIGLAMKHVVDQFREQVQNLE
- a CDS encoding LptF/LptG family permease — encoded protein: MRVLTRYLLWQTFLGLLGAATVIVAVILLIDFVETSRDIATRVDISPADTALFSLLKLPLLLQDTLPFIVLFGVLWTFFRLNRRSELIVMRASGVSVWRIMAPVAALALATGLAGSFLLNPLGAATSAQFEARRAALFEGRPVEEVSGARVWLREVRESQFVVIAAQGIDNARLISPVFRIYNPEGADGGPPQLEQQVHARQASLAGGFWLLSDAVEYRPEAGAAELGDISIPTSTGPEALFERTRSAQGVSFWRLPEVIVSAREAGLSTRAYELRWQSLLAQPLLLIAAALMGIAATLRLTRLGGAAGFALAGGAGGFLLYFLQRMLAGLGSAGGLDVVSAAWSAPALFALGALLYIAVTEDG